The following coding sequences lie in one Arachis ipaensis cultivar K30076 chromosome B03, Araip1.1, whole genome shotgun sequence genomic window:
- the LOC107632483 gene encoding uncharacterized protein LOC107632483: MVNQPQATSSATPVQNTEDQVASASSTVNLIDSLQKQYFKIKENAETYPYVWASYIVVYGGFGLWTAYRWKKLRKTEDRVKNLQEKLRKLVEAEEYAISTSTKVVEKGSTSSETPSK, encoded by the coding sequence ATGGTAAATCAGCCACAAGCAACTAGTTCCGCCACACCGGTCCAGAATACTGAGGATCAAGTAGCAAGTGCCTCTTCTACTGTGAACTTGATAGATTCATTGCAGAAACAAtatttcaaaatcaaagagaATGCAGAAACCTACCCTTATGTATGGGCTTCCTATATTGTTGTATATGGTGGCTTTGGTCTATGGACTGCATATAGATGGAAAAAGCTTCGAAAAACCGAAGACAGAGTAAAGAATCTTCAAGAGAAACTACGAAAGCTTGTTGAAGCTGAAGAATATGCTATTTCTACTTCTACCAAAGTGGTTGAAAAGGGTTCTACATCTTCTGAAACGCCTTCCAAGTAG
- the LOC107632482 gene encoding triacylglycerol lipase SDP1-like translates to MEVKHRCNQILELGFPLGGIAKLFAQEWEGDVTVVMPATLAQYSKIIQNPSYMEANKANNQGRRCTWEKLSAIKANCGIELALDECVVMLNHMRRLKQSAARAAAAVSSQGSLEDLILGANGPNETSGKNWKSNRSAYYGSDCESECSDSNSWTRTGGPLMRTTSSNLFIDFVQHLEIDIEPSTSMPGRTTPHDFQYHSPRVTTPDRSSSESDQRENGNKVFTNGSSIMVTEGDLLQPERIHNGIVFNVIKKEDLSPSSRSHDSFSNEVAESVQIYCPGKEMDTASTVSDSENGDNETITLDNNSEVDSSADLGKDKTVADR, encoded by the exons ATGGAGGTGAAACATAGATGTAATCAGATACTTGAACTCGGATTTCCTTTAGGTGGAATTGCCAAGCTGTTTGCTCAAGAATGGGAGGGTGATGTAACTGTTGTTATGCCTGCAACTCTTGCTCAGTACTCGAAAATTATACAGAATCCTTCATATATGGAGGCAAACAAGGCAAACAACCAAGGGAGAAGATGCACCTGGGAGAAGCTTTCGGCCATAAAAGCTAATTGCGGAATTGAGCTTGCTCTTGATGAGTGTGTTGTAATGCTCAATCATATGAGAAGACTCAAACAAAGTGCTGCAAGAGCGGCAGCTGCTGTTTCTTCTCAAG GATCCCTTGAAGATCTTATTCTAGGCGCTAACGGTCCCAATGAAACCTCCGGtaaaaattggaagtccaaccgTAGCGCATATTATGGAAGTGACTGTGAATCTGAATGTAGTGACTCAAATTCTTGGACAAGAACTGGGGGGCCTTTAATGAGAACTACTTCGTCCAATCTGTTCATTGACTTCGTCCAGCACTTAGAAATCGATATTGAACCTAGTACAAGCATGCCGGGTCGTACTACGCCTCACGATTTTCAATATCACAGTCCCAGGGTGACAACACCGGATAGGAGCTCCTCAGAATCCGACCAGAGGGAAAACGGCAACAAGGTTTTCACGAATGGATCTAGCATAATGGTAACTGAAGGCGATCTTTTGCAGCCTGAAAGGATCCATAATGGGATTGTGTTCAATGTTATCAAGAAAGAAGACTTGTCACCTTCAAGTAGGAGTCATGATAGTTTTAGCAATGAAGTCGCCGAGTCTGTCCAAATTTATTGTCCAGGGAAGGAGATGGACACTGCTAGCACAGTTTCTGATTCCGAAAATGGCGACAATGAAACAATTACCCTAGACAACAACTCCGAAGTTGATTCCAGTGCCGATTTGGGTAAGGATAAAACCGTTGCTGACCGTTAA